From a region of the Actinomycetota bacterium genome:
- a CDS encoding helix-turn-helix domain-containing protein, translating into MRQTELKLSEKDRSVIEGIRSKGLHQAREVNRAHVLSCLDRDIPEAQIMAVLGIGRTAVWRARAAYLQGGVELAVFDVERSGRPRQYDTNAEARVIALACSTPPKGHQRWTMVELERAARQEPGMQSVSRETVRRMLKKTISSLGAE; encoded by the coding sequence ATGCGTCAGACAGAACTGAAGTTGAGCGAGAAGGATCGCTCGGTCATCGAAGGAATTCGCAGCAAGGGATTGCACCAAGCGCGAGAGGTCAATCGTGCACATGTACTGTCTTGCCTGGACCGGGACATTCCCGAAGCCCAGATCATGGCGGTGTTGGGAATTGGTCGTACAGCCGTATGGCGCGCCCGTGCGGCATATTTGCAAGGCGGTGTGGAGTTGGCGGTATTCGATGTAGAGCGTTCAGGACGCCCGCGCCAGTACGACACCAACGCCGAGGCGCGCGTGATCGCATTGGCCTGCTCAACCCCACCCAAGGGACACCAGCGATGGACCATGGTCGAACTCGAACGAGCTGCTCGCCAAGAGCCGGGCATGCAATCCGTGAGTCGGGAAACGGTGCGGCGCATGCTCAAAAAAACGATCTCAAGCCTTGGCGCAGAGTGA